Part of the Toxotes jaculatrix isolate fToxJac2 chromosome 8, fToxJac2.pri, whole genome shotgun sequence genome is shown below.
AACTGAAACTATGAGTTTTTTCACAAAAGTCCTTGACCATAGAGTGTGACGACTGTCAGCCTCACTGGATCCACATGCCACTCTGgcatttgatattttcatgacTTCAGCACCCTCCAGTGttggtacacacacagacagacacagacagagacagagacagagacagacacacacacacacacacacacacacacacacacacacacacacacacacacacacacacacacacacacacacacacacaccgtataCAAACAGACATCTGATCATTGACACACTACTGGTCAAAGGTTTTACAGCACTTCCcttacaaaagcaaaacaataaacaatgaaatttaacagaaacaggcctttttcagggTATAAGAAATTGGTGAACTTGCAACTTTCCTGCAGCAATGGAAGCACATAAAGCTTTGaaagttaatttaaaacaaTTCCTACACATGCCCCAACTTCCAAACACTCtttctgtacaaaggcagtATTGTAACAAACATTGTTACTACATCCTCTGACATAATATTAGGGTAATACACTAGTGCAGGAAGTACTTAGGAATAGTTCTGTATATTGTTTCACAGTTGTAAACCATCACTACTTTTTGGTTGGTAATTAATTTCATTGAGATGTGGCAATATTATCATGTCTTTGTATTACGATGACATGATAATACTGCTTTTCCATTTCATACAATCACATTTTCCAAAGACCAATATTATGGAGCAATTAGGGTTCATAAAAGTTTGTTAACATCCCTTTTTTGAAATACATGTTAACTGACAGTACAGAAAATTTACAAATtgtatttaaacaaataaagtgGCCACAAAATGTAAAGAAGAAACTATAAGACTGAAACATTCATACAGTCTACATTATGCCATTTCTTATTGTAGGTCCAGTGCAACACTGTGGAGTCCTTCTCTGGGCCGTTGCTGGTGTATCTCTCAGTGTGAACATTTTCTACACAGTCTGTGTGGTCTTCTTTTGGTATGTAACTACATCTATATGTTATATTTTAAAGACTGTCTCAGTGCAACACATCATGgcttaatctctttttttctctacagtaaagcaagaaaaaagctgaaaccAAATCAAGAGGACAGAACTTACATGTCACTGCAGAAAAGAGACGGCTCACTGGAATACAATGTTATTGACTAGCCTCTAAACTGACAAATGTCAGCTTCAAAGTgtaagggagggaaggagagaggatacgtaaaaatactgtgtgtggACAGGTGAATGCAAGTGTTCAAAAAGTTCTAGTTTGGCTCACAATTCATTGCTATCAAAACAAATATTATGTTTTTAGATTCAGTTAGAATTACACTTTGCAAAGATATTACTATCTCTGATATCCATAACTAAACATCCACAAATGCGCTTCTTACTTGAGGATCatcaggttttttatttttctccagtgtCAGAGCAGATAAATGATGTCCAGTGTTAAACCAGAACAAACCACAGACAGTTCTGTGCAAACCGGAACTCCTAGCAGAGAATTCATGCTagataataaacaaataacCACTGTATCCATGACAACATTACTGTTTCTTGTTAAAGTTAATGTCATATGTTCATGTAAGACTTCAAAAGCTTAAATTATTTGATTAAACTGATATGTATGCACATTTAAGATCACTACAGTATATATTCAGTATAGTACCTTTTAGGAACTTCAGATGTTTAGACTCTTAACAGTCACACAAGGAATCCTGAAACAGATGGTTTGACcaccacagagccctgatctcaacatcatgaATCAGTCTCAGATCACATGAAGAGACTCAgtggacactgagacagaagaaCTACGGCaggttctccaagatgcttgaAACAACCTTCCAGCCAATAATCTGTGCTCAGGTTCACCTGGTGAAGAACAGGTGCTGTTTAAAATCAGAGGGTGGTCACACCAAATACTAAATTTAGGTTATTTTGGTTTCTGCACTGTGTAAATTAATTCTTCAAAACTACTGGTAGCATTCGTTTTGAAATCAGCCTCACTTTACCTGTAGTGCATAAAACTTTTGAACAAAACGAGTGGGCGGGTTCAAGGCTCTGATTGGGCCACAGCTTGTCAGTCACATTTTCAACACTGGTCAGTTTACTGAAGGCAGTGGCAAGACACATAATTGTGTCCAACATATTTTGTTATGGTTAAATGTTTTTGAACTTAAGTTGAAATGTTCAAATGACTCGACAACACAGCAACTTAGCTTACACTATCTACAGGTATTGcacaatataaataataataccacagatatactgtatgcaGAAGTGCCTCCTAAAAGGTTGCATGtattttaaatgaagaaatgcTGAGACCTTAAAAAGAGTCACATAAGGAAGCACTTGAAGAAAGACTTCAAGTGCATATACaggttttacagtttaaaaaaaatgtagggttaaaaatatacacatttacagtatttccCTTTTTGGAAACTAGACTAACTTTGGAAACTTCACAGCCATGTGGATGGATGATATAAAGgagcaacaagaaaacaaacagtttcatttcattattcagTGATGAATGTACAAATTTGTAATTAGATATGTGACATGTATAGTGTGATATTATGAAATTGTATTAAAAATTTAGGATCAGTCTCAGGAAAGGAGAAATATTGCTCAGTAATTAATGATGAAACTTCCTTAAACTTTGTTGTTGCAAAAATAGAAAAggaacagaaatagaaaagagaaagggaggagaggaagcatcAGTTCATAGCAGAAACCTTCAGTAGAGATTACTGTGGACAGAACGAGACTGAAAGAGgtaaaacaacatttaactAATGCTTAAAAGATCTTTTTGAACTATAAATGGTTATGTTACTATTACAATGCTTTTCtactttcctgtttttttctggtaaagtgagaggagacagagagagagagagagagagagagagagagagtggttgGGGATGGGATGGTTTGATAATAGTCTCTGCTTATCAGAGTTCGTGCATTCAGTGAATGATTCAGGGGCTCACAGCTGGACAGGGACCCTGAAACATTGCAGGGATTATAGATATTTATTGTGTCAGAGCTGTAGTTGTAAAGATTATtgtaataaaattaatttatatAGGACTTTTTACAGAATGGATGTTGCAAAAAATAATGCCGTGGTTGTCGCACCCTGGGTTTGAAGATGCTGGTGTCAACTGTGGAGTTTCCTTTGGTTCAGTTTCTGCATGTTTACTGCATCTTTAGTGTAAAGTTTATCCtgtggagggagagactgtcccAAGCATCAGTCAAGATGTTTGTTCTCATCTGGGCgactctgcttttctctgtgacaAACAGCAACGCTGATTCAGGTATTCACCCTTTCTTATAATGttgttttgatgtatcattaaAGATATGGACAAAATAGTTAGTGATAATTTGCCATGATAGATGTTCTTATAAATGTTCTCCTGACAAGCTTCCAGATTCCAGGTATTTAGATTTTTCACCCTGAATATATCAGCTCATTATGCAATATTCACAGCATCTATTGATTTACTTGAAAACTCTTGGATAAATAGTTATTTAAAttgcaaatgtgtttattaaagATATTATGGATAAAGACATATGTTAAATGCTGAAATTCCATTGTGTTGTTTGCTCAAACGTTTTTGACAATAGCAGTTGTATAAAACAGGCATAGTTGATGTACCATACATGTCAGTAGTAGCAGCCTTTTTTCATAATTTCTGAAATATCATGGTGTATTGTCCAAATTTAAATATCCTCTGTCCCTGTTTGTCTCTTATTCTTTGCATCAACAGGTGTATCAGAGTGGGGAAGACAAAAGTGTCACAATCAGTTCAATCAATACTGTATCACTCTGACTGATGGAGAAATAACAGCTGAGGCTGGACTCTGTGTTGTGATACCGTGCTCTTTCACTGTTCCTCATGACTTTACACCCCAAAATTTAGTTTGGTACAAATGTGAATCGCctggaaaaaaatgcagtgattCAGTCATAATATTCCACACTAACAGGAAGGAACAAAATGTTCAGTCTCAGTTTAGTGGACGAGTGTCACTGTTAGAGCCTGATGTGAGtctgaaaaactgcagcatcatcATCAATGACCTCAGTGAGGCAGACTCTGGATCATATCAATTCAGAGTCAATGGTCTCCTGAATGGAAAGTCACGTAGATTGATATTCTCTTCAAAAACAACTGTCTCAATTAAAGGTATGAAGAGCTACAACAAGTGTGTACATTGAATTGTTGTAAACTTACACATTTGgtgtatttgaaaatgaagtatCAGATTATTTTAGGTGAAATTTAAGTGATTGACGACCTTCAGGCTGTTCACCTGATTCCATTCATGGACTGGTCTCCATTAGGTCTGAGTCAGAAGCCCACAGTGATGATTCCACCTCTGACAGCGGGACAGCAGTCCACCCTGACCTGCACGGCTCCTGGTCTCTGCTCTGGATCTGATCCTAAAATCACCTGGATgtggagcagagcaggagagaaggacTCTCACATTACAGGAAATATCACTGACTTCAAGACTGAGCATGTGactgctgtcacacagagacacagctcaACTTTGACCTTTAACTCCTCAGCTGAACACCACAGCACCAATGTCACCTGTCAGGTCAGCTTCAGAGGAGACGTGACTACAGAAGAGACAGTGTTTCTGATTGTGAACTGTGAGTAGCACACTCTGTACTTTGCTGTCACATTTACTTCTTAATATCTGTAATGTTACAGTGATGTGTAAGTACATTGTGTGACTAAGTGCTTTCAGATAGTGAACTAATAGTGCTGTAGATTTTTCTTATCAGATAACTGAAACTATGAGTTTTTTTcgcaaaagtaaaagtaaaaacgGAAGTCAGACTGGAATCTTTTTGAAAAGGAAGTTTTATGTTCAGATTTTATAGTATCAGGATTCTATTGTGACGTTGTGATCctgcttgtgtgtttacaggGTTTTCAAAGATCTTAAACAACTCTGGATGTGAGGTTCAGTCCGAGgtcctgacctgtgtgtgtatcagtgagGGGTTTCCTTTACCCACCATCAAATGGCCGCTGTTGAAGACCCAGGCTGAGTACTCAGTCATTACCACTGTGTCAAACTACACAGTCAACAGCACCTTCATCCTAACTGTAAATGACCACTGTAACAGTTCTGTTGAGTGTGTCAGCAGCAATGAGAATGGGGAAGCAAAAGAAAACCTCACCACCCGAACAAACTTGTCTAAACAAGATGGTATGTGTTGTGAACTACAACACTTCTGGTCCTTTAAACCACTGATTCTTTTTATTCCCTCTTTTACCTCTCTTGTATTCAGACAACTGTTGGCTGAGCAATTAATGCCTGTATcatttagaaaaacacagacatgagcatttttttcttttgttccttttgaTTGCAGATCAAtacaaaaaagtattaaaacttGCTACCCGACTGGAAACCATTGTTGCCTTTTTGATTGGTGTACTTCTTTCAACAATCATTTGCTGTTTGGCAAACAAATTCCACAGGTACACCTTTCATTCCATTAATCAGTTTCAAGGTTTTGTAGTAGATAAAATTTACACACTGAAATTTCTTGCcatttaaatactttttttttcttccagaataaaacagaagagTTCTGGAAATCTGGATGAGACTCTGGAGATGGTGGCCAGTCTAGAGGATCCACTGGTATTTACATTCATTCGtctcaaacaaagaaaaaacaaacaaaaaaaattataataatacattatAAACATTTTAGTTAAAGCATTAGTTGTCTTCAGAACTGTTTCTCATATTAAATGGGTTTAGATACTCCATATTTCTCTTTATTAAATAATCacagtgatgtgtgtttcagtcGGATTTCGCCAAATGTAGACAGTTGCAGTGCTGATCACCATTATGAAGTACTTTGTGATATTTTAGATCTGTGAATGTTTAGTTATTTTAGTCCATAATTCGCAGTGCTGTGCCTTCATCTCACCCTATGCTTCCCTCATTTCATAATTGAAAATCAACTTGCAGAACACATTTAACACCATGTCTTCTTTAATGGTCAGAGTTCCCTTTTCGCTGCTTTGCAATGCACTTTTAAGTACAGACTGATCTGAAAATACTACCATGGATGACCACATAACAGTAAAGCATATATACATGTCTTGCGAGTCGGGTTATACCCGggttattgaaaaaaaaatggttggcAGTAATGTAACTATCCCAGACAAAGAGACGACTTGCATAGTGTACACAGTTTTTATGGTTGTAGCAGCTGCCAAATGAGTCATATCATTTATGTTGTACCTGACAGATATATGATGATCAGACCCAGGACCCAGAGGCACCTGAAGATGGAACTgtggcagcagagaaaacaggcCCCGAAACTGACAGTGGACTAAAAGATGTGGAGTACGCCAGCATTGATTTCTCACTGTTGAAAAGAAAGAGTCCCCGGGTGGCAGCAGAGAAGCAAgagaccacagagacagagtatgctgaaattaaaaaagaagtgaaagaggaaagagaagattATGGTGGACAGAAAGGTGAAGTGTTGGAGAGCAAAGAGGAGGTCATTatagaggaggatgaggagacacAACATTGTGtcacagaagaggaagaaggggaaGACATGGCAGTGTACTCAAATGTCAGGGATATAATGGGTGAGATGTAAGgattgtgtcatattttggagctgctggaggacaaAGTTACTAAAAGTTGGACTGGAAGTTGGGCAGAATTTCCTTATTCAAGTGTTACTGTGCTTTAGTATGTTGTGACCTTTTAGATGGGCCAACAGGTGTGTTGTTGGTTTTAAATGTAAGTCAATCCACCACCTTGgttcaaacaaaaatgtctcaGCTATTGAACATATTGCCTTTGAACTTTGTCTCGTTCCAGGGAACTGGaataattagggcccgagcacaaAATTTgtgcgaagccctattgtaaccGAAGGGATAattatttttctcctcttttagtTTTCTTCTGCCGCTTTGTCGgttaatttgaccccctgaatgtgctcaaaaagtcaccaaactttacccaaaattgtcccccgacaaaaattcttgtttgacatTGTCCATATGACCAGGCGTGGCTGAACGGCTCTGCAGCaccccctagagtgtgaaaatattcaccgtaAGATCTACGgacttgaaaatcggtacacagatgcatcatatcgaaacaagaaaaaaagtctcttgaagAAAAATTCCATGATGTACTGCACCATTTTGCCGTTCACACTCGCCGTACTTTGACGAACTCCTCCTAGGGGAATTGTCTGATTGCGCTGAATTTTGGTCAAattgctcagaaggcattagggGAAAAAAGTCATCAAATTTTGATGTGGGTTACATGGTCTGCCCATGGCACCGCCACGAaaatgacccttcgccaacacacaggaaatggatgtatttgtggctgtatctcacacatacttcatccaatgtggatgaaaacaatcaggcatgatgagcatgtgattctgaacagattgatatgcttATATGATATCGTCACAGGGCCACCTAATAgcagtggttcatttttttctttaattaactccTCCTAGGGAAATCATCggatggagctgaaatcttGTCATGTTGCTCTTAAGACAATATTGtccaaaagttatcaaaagttttTCTCTATGTTACATGATGTGGGTGGAGCACCACCGCAAACTCACCCTCTGATTTGTGAAAATTAGGATTTTGGGTTTTTCCCACTTATCATCCATTCTGGCTAATATTCTGCCTTGTCTTGCCACAAGGCAGCGTAATTGGGTGTGGTCACTCAGCTCAGCAACGCCCCCTGGAATGTGAACTCAGCCCCCATGAGGCCTACAGACATAAAATTTAGTGCACAGATAGATCTGAACAGGAAGTCCTCCACTTTGGAAAAATATGGACTGGCCATACTTTAACAAACTTGTCCTATGGGATTGGTCCGATCGGGCTGAAATTTTGTCTGTTAAATCTTAAGGCATTAAGGACAAAAGGTTATCAAAAGTTTTAGTGTGGGTTACACAGTCTACCCGTGGCGCCGCCACAAACTTGATCCTTCACCTatacacaggaaatggatataattgtggctgtatctcccacatacatactcccactgaaaaaaatcaggcatgatgaccatgtgattctgaacagattgatatgctaatatgatgataCAGTCATAGCGCCACCTACTGGCTGTATGCATAATTTTTAGTCCTGTTTTCCACATtccacacattgtattttaatgaagtcCTCTTAGGaacataatctgatacatttgaaatgaaatcatggttcagaagacattgatgagtaaaagttatcaaaagctttcgTCAAAGTTACATGGTGTGGCCGTGGCATCGCCACgaaattgacccttcgccaacacacaggaaatggatgtatttgtgcctgtatctcccacatacttcatccaatgttgaacaaactttacagtcaggatgaccttcaaactctcaactgatttatatgctcatttGATGATACACTTAtagtgccccctgctgggaggggcccatgtcttttctgttgctgtattcTGCTGTGCTTccctggggagaagagcaggagagaggagaggacagaatctgatacatttgaaaagttttgtcatggttcagaagacattgatgagtaaaagttatcaaaagctttgATCAAAATTACACAGTGTGGGCGGGGCGACACCACGAAGTTGACCCTTCGCCAAAATACAGTGCTTCTCCCATATACTCAATCTACTTAAGTACTTaccattttgacgccattctAAAGTATTTATATAAGTAAATGAAGTATATAAGTAagttttttcggccgattttgaagccttactatactatgacgttttttggcatattttgagaccgttctaaagtatgactttttttggccgattttgaagccttactataccatgactatGACGCGCCCTCCTCCACCGTGCCAAGCtccaagtgactacagagtaaagctctgtgtcaccaacaagagcaacaatgtaaggtctattgataggtcagtcacacaccagatgacctctctggctgagactcatcctctgtcagatgttgaaaacccaactgatttctTTACtaattggattcctcctctttatgatgatgatgatgttaatgCTGATGTtgaggttttgagtttttgtatctTTCcgcagcttgctatcaacctaaggatggctgtgtcctacaaaaaacagcgaaatgcatattttaacatttatcagctaatgatgtgtccacttaaacccaaaggaatgtagtcactgatgatatGATAAATCTGTATATACTctggtgtggccattttatggccaaagggggaattgtaatgtcaatttatcatataaccatatacttTTTAATCAAGCATTCGTATATTCTTATC
Proteins encoded:
- the LOC121185531 gene encoding uncharacterized protein LOC121185531, translating into MLVSTVEFPLVQFLHVYCIFSVKFVLWRKRLSQASVKMFVLIWATLLLFVRNSNADSGVSVWGRQNCDGSYCITLIDGEIIAEAGLCVVIPCSFTVHYDFTPQNLIWYKCEPTKQRCGDSDIIFHTNKFNKKVQPKFRGRVSLLEPDVSLKNCSIIINDLSEADSGSYQLRVNGLMNGISDGITFSSKATVSIKGLSQKPTVMIPPLTAGQQSTLTCTAPGLCSGSDPKITWMWSGAGEEDSHISGNITDFKTEHVTAVTQRHSSTLTFKSSAEHHSTNVTCQVSFKGDVTTEETVTLSVNCPVQHCGVLLWAVAGVSLSVNIFYTVCVVFFCKARKKLKPNQEDRTYMSLQKRDGSLEYNFLHVYCIFSVKFILWRERLSQASVKMFVLIWATLLFSVTNSNADSVIDDLQAVHLIPFMDWSPLGLSQKPTVMIPPLTAGQQSTLTCTAPGLCSGSDPKITWMWSRAGEKDSHITGNITDFKTEHVTAVTQRHSSTLTFNSSAEHHSTNVTCQVSFRGDVTTEETVFLIVNWFSKILNNSGCEVQSEVLTCVCISEGFPLPTIKWPLLKTQAEYSVITTVSNYTVNSTFILTVNDHCNSSVECVSSNENGEAKENLTTRTNLSKQDDQYKKVLKLATRLETIVAFLIGVLLSTIICCLANKFHRIKQKSSGNLDETLEMVASLEDPLIYDDQTQDPEAPEDGTVAAEKTGPETDSGLKDVEYASIDFSLLKRKSPRVAAEKQETTETEYAEIKKEVKEEREDYGGQKGEVLESKEEVIIEEDEETQHCVTEEEEGEDMAVYSNVRDIMGEM